TTATTCTACAATAGCTATAACATCGTCTTGGTACAGGACGTGCTTCCCGTCGACTACTACGTGCCCGGCTGCCCCCCACCCCCCGAGGCTGTTGCAGACGCTTTGATAAAGCTTCAGAAGAAGGTCCGGGAAGGCAAGTGGAGGCCCCGCGACGTAGAGGACAAGGGGAAGCTGGAGGAGCTGATGCAGCCAGTCTACACGAAAGCCGAGCGTTATAGAGAAAGTGTAGTAAGCTGGAGAAGACTGCTTGAAGGACTTTAGACTCGCGTTAGCTATTTGTGATTCCGCGAACTACGATGCTAGCTACCTAGCATGTAGCTTATTGGCTGAGCTGTATCCTTACTCCTTTCCTTGTTCTTCTCTGGGTTTAAGCTCGGGTTTTAGCACCCATATTGGCTTGCTCTGCTTCGTCGTGGTGAAGGGCTCTTCTACTACGCGGAAGTCCTTGCGGAGTGGATACACGTTCTCCGGCCAGTCCTCGGGCAGTAAGAGGTGGCGTAGATCAGGGTTGCCCTCGAAGATTACTCCTAGCATCTCGTGCTCTTCTCTCTCCTGGAGCTGCGCCGCCGGGTAGATGTCGGCTATGCTGCTCACGCGGGGATTGTCCCGGGACACGTATACCTCGAGCGCCACTAAATCGGATGGGTTGTCTATTCGGGTGAAGTGGTAGACTAGCCTTATCCTGCCCTGCTTGGGCTCGTCTACGGCACTGAGTGACAGGAAGTAGTTGTAGCCTGCGTCTCTCAGAGCCTCAGCTGCCTCGCGGAGCCGTTCTGGCGGCACAATTGCCGCCCTGTAGGTCTGTTGTTCTCTTACCTCGGATGCTATACCGCGTAGCAGCTCTTCAAGCTCAGGCAAGGAGAACACCCCTAGAAGCGAGGAGACTCCGGACCCTCCCTGTGCCGCTTATTCAGCCGGCCTCTGCATTTCCTGGCGTCGTGGCAGGGTATAGACTTTAATGCTAGTGCTACGCGGTGCTGTAGCGACGAGAGTCCTCGTACCACAGACGTGTCTACACTTGCTTGATCGAGTATTTAGTGATTTCATCTAAAGATTTCAATCTAAACTGAGCCCGGGGGAGTGTATCAGAGTTGACGACACTAGAGCTGCCGGGAATTCTAGCAAGAGAGGCTGGTACCCGTGAGGGTTACCGTGTAGTAGAATTGTTTATCGGTGCCCAGCACCCGGCTTCAGGGCACATGAGGCTCATTGCATACCTCGACGGCGACATCGTTGTCCGCGTTGACCCGGATATAGGCTACGTACACCGCACTATGGAGAAGCTTGCCGAACAGAGAGAGTACGTACGCGTCATAAGCCTTCTGGAGCGAATGACTATAATAGATGCTTGTAACATTACACTCCCCTACGTGGAGGCTGTAGAAAGGCTCCTCGGAGTAGAGCCTCCACCCCGAGCCAAGTACCTTCGCACGATACTCTGCGAGATCAACCGTATCGCAAGCCACCTTTACGGTCTCGGGATAGGCGGTATATTCCTCAACCATTCGACTATGTATATGTGGGCCTTTGGGGACCGCGAGGTTTTCGTACACCTGGCCTCACTAATTACAGGCTCCAGGCTTACCCACACCTACCCAATACCTGGCGGTGTAA
The window above is part of the Pyrodictium delaneyi genome. Proteins encoded here:
- a CDS encoding NADH-quinone oxidoreductase subunit C, whose amino-acid sequence is MPELEELLRGIASEVREQQTYRAAIVPPERLREAAEALRDAGYNYFLSLSAVDEPKQGRIRLVYHFTRIDNPSDLVALEVYVSRDNPRVSSIADIYPAAQLQEREEHEMLGVIFEGNPDLRHLLLPEDWPENVYPLRKDFRVVEEPFTTTKQSKPIWVLKPELKPREEQGKE